The following are from one region of the Haloactinomyces albus genome:
- a CDS encoding PucR family transcriptional regulator, translating into MSISLRAALEHPSLSLAEPVLLTGQEHTARPVRWVHSSEVLDIAPLLRGGELLLTGGLVLSEAPPERQRRYIRELASRGVTGVAVETTEDNTELPDALVDEAYQQEFALIRLGRTVPFVEVTESINALLINDSVHRLRIADSLSDELSAQLTSGSDLQGLVETLATSTDAEITVCDESGEPLAAAPASPRTPEERAKAFEAPITVHGMVAAMLTLHPGPDADPTVVEAALDRAPQSLGLALLRTRPPAPSNRATRALFRALRQPDQVTTEFLPLVEASELTSVGTFVAAVSADSDRGHPGAAEQAMRRRGRQVLSHLDEGELLAIVALPSENPDHARRALIDDIRQTYDPGSRFPVIAVGPLARSAERLPHTVTEARRCLEPNLLDAAAHGVIDAGSCSIRRLTHRLGANTILQDFIEEQLGGILEQPPQSRDRLLHTLEVFFDCAANKTEAAHRLHLRRQTLYQRIAKLSHCIGRDITESESLAGLQVAVRLWRGLGRG; encoded by the coding sequence ATGTCGATATCTCTGCGTGCAGCGCTGGAACATCCCAGCCTGTCGCTCGCCGAACCGGTGCTGCTGACCGGGCAGGAGCACACGGCACGCCCGGTGCGCTGGGTGCACTCCAGCGAGGTACTGGATATCGCCCCTCTTCTGCGAGGTGGAGAACTGCTGCTCACCGGTGGGCTCGTGCTGTCCGAGGCACCCCCCGAACGCCAACGCCGCTACATTCGCGAACTGGCCTCCCGGGGAGTCACCGGCGTAGCGGTGGAAACGACCGAGGACAACACGGAGCTTCCCGATGCCCTGGTCGACGAGGCGTACCAGCAGGAGTTCGCGTTGATCCGACTCGGTCGGACCGTGCCGTTCGTGGAGGTCACCGAGAGCATCAACGCCTTGCTGATCAACGATTCGGTGCACCGGCTGCGGATCGCCGACTCGTTGTCCGACGAACTCTCGGCCCAGCTGACTTCCGGAAGTGACCTGCAAGGGCTGGTCGAGACTCTCGCGACAAGCACCGATGCGGAGATCACGGTATGCGACGAGTCCGGCGAACCACTCGCCGCCGCCCCCGCTTCCCCACGCACTCCGGAGGAACGCGCCAAAGCTTTCGAGGCACCGATCACCGTCCACGGGATGGTCGCGGCAATGCTCACGCTGCACCCGGGGCCCGATGCCGACCCCACCGTGGTCGAGGCGGCTCTCGACCGTGCTCCGCAATCGCTCGGACTCGCCTTGCTGCGCACGCGACCACCCGCGCCGAGCAACCGGGCCACCCGTGCCCTCTTCCGCGCACTCCGGCAGCCCGACCAGGTCACAACCGAGTTCCTCCCACTGGTCGAAGCCTCGGAACTGACCTCGGTCGGCACCTTCGTCGCCGCCGTCTCCGCGGACTCGGACAGAGGACATCCGGGGGCGGCAGAACAGGCCATGCGGCGACGCGGCAGGCAAGTCCTCAGTCATCTTGACGAGGGCGAGCTCCTGGCCATCGTCGCCCTGCCGTCCGAGAATCCCGACCATGCCCGACGGGCACTCATCGACGACATACGCCAGACCTACGACCCCGGTTCCCGGTTCCCCGTCATCGCCGTGGGCCCCCTTGCCCGCAGTGCCGAACGTCTCCCCCACACCGTCACCGAAGCACGCCGCTGCCTGGAACCGAACCTGCTGGACGCAGCGGCGCACGGAGTGATAGATGCGGGAAGCTGCTCCATCCGGAGACTCACGCACCGACTGGGCGCCAACACGATCCTGCAGGACTTCATCGAGGAACAACTCGGCGGGATCCTGGAACAACCACCACAGAGCAGGGACAGGCTGCTGCACACTCTCGAGGTGTTCTTCGACTGCGCGGCCAACAAGACGGAAGCGGCACATCGTCTTCACCTGCGGCGGCAGACGCTGTACCAGCGGATCGCCAAACTCTCCCACTGCATCGGGCGGGATATCACCGAGTCCGAGTCGTTGGCGGGGTTGCAAGTCGCGGTACGACTGTGGCGCGGCCTCGGCCGGGGGTGA
- a CDS encoding 4Fe-4S dicluster domain-containing protein, with amino-acid sequence MGFFTDTSVCIGCKACEVACKEWNAIPEDGLVFTGMSYDNSEGLGADTWRHVAFIEQRKPLAVQDPGVQHEDVDVLSLAAQGSGTPPEQASITPTTPGEPGQMRWLMSSDVCKHCTHAACLDVCPTGSLFRTEFGTVVVQEDICNGCGYCIPACPYGVIDQRKGDGRAWKCTLCYDRLSDGMEPACAKACPTDSIQFGPLDELRERARGRVEQLVSAGETGARLYGEDPHDGVGGDGAFFLLMDEPEVYGLPPDPVVTTRDLPAMWRCVGAAALTLAAAAAASFADALFGRRS; translated from the coding sequence ATGGGCTTTTTCACCGACACCTCGGTGTGTATCGGATGCAAGGCCTGCGAGGTGGCGTGCAAGGAGTGGAACGCCATCCCGGAGGACGGTCTCGTGTTCACCGGGATGTCCTACGACAACAGCGAGGGACTGGGAGCCGACACCTGGCGGCACGTGGCCTTCATCGAACAGCGCAAGCCGCTGGCCGTGCAGGATCCCGGCGTGCAGCACGAGGATGTCGATGTGCTGTCGCTGGCGGCACAGGGATCGGGTACTCCCCCCGAGCAGGCGAGTATCACCCCGACCACTCCCGGAGAACCCGGACAGATGCGCTGGCTGATGTCCTCGGACGTCTGCAAGCACTGCACCCACGCGGCTTGCCTGGACGTGTGCCCCACCGGATCGCTGTTTCGTACCGAGTTCGGCACCGTCGTCGTGCAGGAGGACATCTGCAACGGGTGTGGCTACTGCATCCCCGCCTGCCCGTACGGGGTCATCGACCAGCGCAAGGGCGACGGTCGGGCCTGGAAATGCACCCTGTGCTACGACCGGCTCAGCGACGGGATGGAGCCGGCCTGCGCCAAGGCGTGCCCCACCGACTCCATCCAGTTCGGGCCGCTGGACGAACTGCGCGAGCGTGCCCGGGGACGGGTCGAGCAGCTGGTTTCCGCGGGCGAGACCGGGGCCCGGCTCTACGGCGAGGATCCCCACGACGGGGTCGGCGGCGACGGCGCGTTCTTCCTGTTGATGGACGAACCGGAGGTCTACGGCCTACCGCCGGATCCGGTGGTCACCACCCGGGACCTGCCCGCAATGTGGCGCTGCGTCGGCGCCGCCGCACTCACCCTCGCTGCCGCAGCGGCGGCCTCGTTCGCCGATGCGCTATTCGGAAGGCGGTCATGA
- a CDS encoding purine-cytosine permease family protein produces the protein MTTNAVRGDDSEQEALEEVLQPIPEQARTSRVSGQFWIWAGANIAPINWVLGALGIHLGLGLADTLIVLIAGNLVGMALFGLFVLLGQRTGATGMVLSRAAFGRRGAYVPALIQGVLAIGWCAVNTWIILDLVMALFGELGLVDPEAPNHAAKIAVAAVIMAIQVVISWIGYRAIAGFERWTVPPTIVVLVLMSVVAWTQLDIDWSYAGPSGEVLAGSERIAAMTAVMTAIGIGWGITWFTYAADYSRFVSTTVPRRRLYLASTLGQFLPVVWLGVLGASLATKNGQVDPGQLIVDNYGSLAVPVLFLVVHGPIATNILNIYTFGVAAQALDLKVSRRTLSVFVGLFAMLCVVFFIFRGEFAAVLDSWLVSLVAWIASWGGVMLVHFYWIERDSHRIHRLFEPVGTDRLPNINWAAMSAFVAGVVSTWLFMYGALDVFQGPIATAMGGIDLSWLAGGLVSATVYALLGPGIHRRYQAQQAVSSPASGALTDGHAASATAMTEGP, from the coding sequence ATGACAACCAACGCTGTACGTGGTGACGACAGCGAGCAGGAGGCCCTGGAAGAGGTCCTGCAGCCGATTCCCGAACAGGCTCGTACATCCCGGGTGTCGGGGCAGTTCTGGATCTGGGCCGGGGCCAACATCGCGCCGATCAACTGGGTACTCGGTGCGTTGGGTATCCACCTGGGGCTGGGGCTGGCCGACACGCTGATCGTGCTGATCGCGGGGAACCTCGTCGGAATGGCCCTGTTCGGCTTGTTCGTGCTGCTCGGCCAGCGGACCGGGGCCACGGGAATGGTGCTCTCGCGTGCGGCTTTCGGCCGGCGGGGTGCCTATGTACCCGCGCTCATCCAAGGGGTGCTGGCGATCGGTTGGTGCGCCGTCAACACCTGGATCATCCTGGATCTGGTCATGGCCCTGTTCGGCGAGCTCGGCCTGGTGGACCCCGAGGCGCCGAACCATGCCGCCAAGATCGCGGTCGCCGCGGTGATCATGGCCATCCAGGTGGTGATCTCCTGGATCGGGTACCGGGCCATTGCCGGCTTCGAGAGATGGACGGTGCCCCCGACGATCGTGGTGCTGGTGTTGATGTCGGTCGTCGCGTGGACGCAACTGGACATCGACTGGAGCTACGCCGGCCCGTCCGGAGAGGTGCTCGCGGGCTCGGAGCGCATCGCCGCGATGACCGCCGTCATGACCGCCATCGGCATCGGCTGGGGGATCACGTGGTTCACCTATGCAGCGGACTATTCGCGCTTCGTCAGCACCACGGTGCCACGCCGAAGGCTCTACCTCGCCAGCACACTGGGGCAGTTCCTGCCCGTTGTGTGGCTGGGTGTGCTGGGTGCCTCGCTGGCCACCAAGAACGGCCAGGTCGACCCCGGGCAGTTGATCGTCGACAATTACGGCTCCCTGGCCGTGCCGGTACTGTTCCTCGTCGTCCACGGGCCGATCGCGACGAACATCCTCAACATCTACACCTTCGGCGTGGCCGCACAGGCGCTGGACCTGAAGGTGTCCCGCCGGACCTTGAGCGTGTTCGTGGGCCTCTTCGCGATGCTGTGCGTGGTGTTTTTCATCTTCCGGGGTGAGTTCGCCGCCGTGCTGGACTCCTGGCTCGTCTCGCTGGTGGCATGGATCGCCTCGTGGGGCGGCGTCATGCTGGTCCACTTCTACTGGATCGAGCGCGATTCGCACCGGATCCACCGGCTGTTCGAGCCTGTCGGCACCGATCGGCTGCCGAACATCAACTGGGCTGCCATGTCCGCCTTCGTCGCAGGCGTGGTCTCCACGTGGCTGTTCATGTACGGCGCTCTGGATGTCTTTCAGGGGCCCATCGCCACGGCCATGGGCGGGATCGACCTTTCCTGGCTGGCCGGGGGTCTCGTGTCGGCGACGGTCTATGCCCTCCTGGGTCCCGGCATTCACCGGCGCTACCAAGCACAACAGGCCGTGAGCTCCCCGGCGAGCGGGGCGCTCACGGATGGTCACGCGGCATCGGCCACCGCGATGACCGAAGGACCCTGA
- the fdh gene encoding formate dehydrogenase, giving the protein MGVRDWLGWPVLRQIGAGDPYGRGAAAKSSASEHLAPRTRTAQKVVKSVCPYCAVGCGQNVYVAEGKVTQVEGDPDSPVSRGRLCPKGAASLQLTTGSAREHQVLYRRPHGTEWESLDLDTAMDMIADRVIESRQQGWQWEQSGVRTRRTMGIASLGGATLDNEENYLIKKLFTALGAVQIENQARVUHSSTVPSLGTSFGRGGATTFQQDLQNSDCIVIEGSNMAECHPVGFQWVMEAKARGATLIHVDPRFTRTSALADIHVPLRAGTDIAFIGGIINYVLTREKYFREYLVAYTNAPTVLTEDYVDTEDLDGVFSGLDPESRIYDFHTWQYEGVEVQAASGKRDKEYADRVQGSFGLRQAGRGEAHGSGGAEVTAQITNDETLEHPRCVFQVLKRHYARYTPEVVEQICGVPQETFHRVCELLTDNSGRDRTSSFVYSVGWTQHTVGVQYIRSASILQSLLGNIGRPGGGVMALRGHASIQGSTDIPTLFNLLPGYIPMPHAHSNEDLDAFITAESTRKGYWAEMRAYMVSLLKAWWGPAATPDSDFCFDYLPRLTGSHSTYETVRSQLAGECKGYFLMGENPAVGSANAKMQRLGMANLDWLVVRDFSLIESATWWKDGPEIETGELHTEDIGTEVFFLPAAAHTEKDGSFTNTQRLLQWHHQAVEPAGDARSDLWFTYHLGRRIQRKLAGSVDERDRPVLDLTWDYPTKGEIDEPEAESVLAEINGWGADGNPLTNYEQLNADGSTVCGCWIYCGVYTDGINQASRRKPQVQQNWVANEWGWAWPANRRILYNRASADPDGNPWSERKALIWWDAEKAAWTGHDIPDYDKSKSPHYRPPDGARGAEALSGIDPFIMQADGKAWLFVPAGLTDGPLPAHYEPQDSPVSNLLYTQQRNPVRQVRPHPNNRYQPSGHDPGTEVYPYVLTSYRLTEHHTAGGMSRWLPYLSELQPEFFCEVSPELAAERGLEHLGWATVVTARGAVEARLLVTERMTPMTIRGRRVHHVGIPYHWGPNGYSTGDSFNDLSSISLDPNSHIQEVKALACDIRPGRRPVGAARADLVREYQEQAGITEQTGTEV; this is encoded by the coding sequence ATGGGTGTGCGTGACTGGCTCGGGTGGCCGGTCCTCCGGCAAATCGGTGCCGGTGATCCCTACGGGCGCGGTGCTGCGGCCAAAAGCTCGGCCAGCGAGCATCTCGCCCCGCGAACGCGGACCGCGCAGAAGGTCGTCAAGTCGGTCTGCCCCTACTGCGCGGTGGGTTGCGGCCAGAACGTCTACGTCGCCGAGGGCAAGGTCACCCAGGTGGAGGGTGACCCGGACTCGCCGGTCAGCCGGGGGCGGTTGTGCCCGAAGGGCGCGGCGAGCCTGCAGCTGACCACCGGATCGGCTCGCGAACACCAGGTGCTCTACCGGCGTCCGCACGGCACCGAATGGGAGTCCCTCGATCTCGACACGGCGATGGACATGATCGCCGACCGCGTGATCGAAAGCCGGCAGCAGGGTTGGCAGTGGGAGCAGAGCGGTGTGCGCACGCGCCGCACGATGGGGATCGCCAGCCTCGGCGGGGCCACTTTGGACAACGAGGAGAATTACCTCATCAAGAAACTGTTCACCGCGCTCGGGGCCGTTCAGATCGAGAACCAGGCGCGTGTTTGACACTCCTCCACGGTTCCCAGTTTGGGAACCTCGTTCGGCCGGGGAGGGGCCACCACCTTCCAGCAGGACCTGCAGAACTCCGATTGCATCGTCATCGAGGGTTCGAACATGGCCGAGTGCCACCCGGTCGGGTTCCAGTGGGTGATGGAGGCGAAAGCACGCGGCGCGACCCTGATCCACGTCGATCCTCGATTCACTCGGACCAGTGCGCTGGCCGATATCCACGTGCCGTTGCGGGCGGGCACCGACATCGCCTTCATCGGCGGGATCATCAACTATGTTCTGACCCGGGAGAAGTACTTCCGGGAGTATCTGGTCGCCTACACCAACGCTCCGACGGTGCTCACCGAGGACTACGTCGACACCGAGGATCTCGACGGTGTTTTCTCGGGGCTGGATCCGGAGTCGCGGATCTACGACTTCCACACGTGGCAGTACGAGGGCGTCGAGGTGCAGGCCGCTTCCGGGAAGCGCGACAAGGAGTACGCCGACCGAGTGCAGGGCAGCTTCGGCTTGCGCCAGGCGGGCCGCGGTGAGGCGCACGGCTCGGGCGGGGCCGAGGTCACCGCCCAGATCACCAACGACGAGACGCTGGAGCATCCGCGCTGCGTGTTCCAGGTGCTCAAGCGGCACTACGCCCGGTACACCCCGGAGGTGGTGGAGCAGATCTGCGGCGTGCCGCAGGAGACGTTCCACCGGGTGTGCGAGTTGCTCACCGACAACTCCGGACGTGACCGGACGAGTTCGTTCGTCTACTCGGTCGGCTGGACGCAGCACACGGTGGGCGTGCAGTACATCCGGTCGGCCTCCATCCTGCAGAGTCTGCTGGGCAACATCGGCCGCCCCGGTGGTGGAGTGATGGCGTTGCGGGGACACGCCTCGATCCAGGGCTCGACCGACATTCCGACCCTGTTCAACCTGCTGCCCGGCTACATCCCGATGCCGCACGCGCACTCCAACGAGGACCTCGACGCGTTCATCACCGCGGAATCCACCCGCAAGGGATACTGGGCCGAGATGCGGGCCTACATGGTCAGCCTGCTCAAGGCCTGGTGGGGTCCGGCGGCGACTCCGGACAGCGACTTCTGCTTCGACTATCTGCCCCGGCTGACCGGCAGCCACAGCACTTACGAGACGGTCCGGTCCCAACTGGCGGGGGAGTGCAAGGGCTACTTTCTGATGGGGGAGAACCCCGCCGTCGGATCGGCCAACGCGAAGATGCAGCGGCTGGGCATGGCCAACCTGGACTGGCTGGTGGTCCGCGACTTCTCGTTGATCGAAAGCGCGACCTGGTGGAAGGACGGCCCGGAGATCGAAACCGGGGAACTGCACACCGAGGACATCGGCACCGAGGTGTTCTTCCTGCCCGCCGCCGCGCACACCGAGAAGGACGGCAGCTTCACCAACACGCAGCGGTTGCTGCAGTGGCACCACCAGGCCGTCGAGCCCGCAGGCGATGCGCGCAGCGACTTGTGGTTCACCTACCACCTCGGCAGGCGCATCCAGCGCAAGCTCGCGGGCAGCGTCGACGAGAGGGACCGTCCGGTACTCGATCTGACCTGGGACTATCCCACCAAGGGAGAGATCGACGAGCCCGAGGCCGAGTCGGTGCTCGCCGAGATCAACGGTTGGGGAGCCGACGGAAACCCGCTGACCAACTACGAACAGCTCAACGCCGACGGTTCGACCGTGTGTGGCTGCTGGATCTACTGCGGCGTCTACACCGACGGCATCAACCAGGCATCCCGGCGCAAGCCGCAGGTACAGCAGAACTGGGTCGCCAACGAGTGGGGCTGGGCGTGGCCTGCCAATCGGCGCATCCTCTACAACCGTGCCTCGGCCGATCCCGACGGCAACCCGTGGAGCGAGCGCAAGGCCCTGATCTGGTGGGATGCGGAGAAGGCGGCATGGACCGGGCACGACATCCCGGACTACGACAAGTCCAAGTCACCGCACTACCGCCCACCCGACGGTGCGAGAGGAGCCGAGGCACTGTCCGGCATCGATCCGTTCATCATGCAGGCCGACGGCAAGGCATGGCTGTTCGTGCCCGCCGGGCTGACCGATGGTCCACTGCCTGCGCACTACGAGCCGCAGGACTCGCCGGTGAGCAACCTGCTCTACACCCAGCAGCGTAATCCGGTCCGCCAGGTCCGGCCGCATCCCAACAACCGCTACCAGCCCAGCGGTCACGATCCGGGGACGGAGGTGTATCCGTACGTGTTGACCTCCTACCGCCTCACCGAGCACCACACGGCGGGCGGCATGTCCCGCTGGCTGCCCTACCTCTCGGAGTTGCAGCCGGAGTTCTTCTGCGAGGTGTCGCCGGAGTTGGCAGCCGAGCGCGGGCTGGAGCACCTGGGCTGGGCCACCGTGGTTACCGCACGAGGTGCCGTCGAGGCGCGCTTGCTGGTCACCGAGCGCATGACGCCGATGACGATCCGGGGCCGCCGGGTGCACCACGTCGGAATTCCCTACCACTGGGGCCCCAACGGCTACAGCACCGGGGACTCGTTCAATGATCTGTCCTCGATCTCGCTGGACCCCAACTCCCACATTCAGGAGGTGAAGGCGTTGGCCTGCGACATCCGGCCTGGGCGTCGACCGGTGGGGGCGGCCCGCGCCGACCTCGTGCGTGAGTACCAGGAGCAGGCGGGCATCACCGAGCAAACCGGAACGGAGGTGTGA
- a CDS encoding polysaccharide deacetylase family protein, which produces MTFPDGSFPWPQNFRAAASFTFDVDAESCVLAHDPGATGRMSLMGHQAYGPRVGTPRLLRLLERQDIRATFFVPGYTAECYPDTVRAIADGGHEIAHHGYLHEPMQGVDESTEADYLDRGLEALARVGVHPIGYRAPWWEMNWHTPRLLAERGFRYDTSLLDDDVPYRLATSGPDSASLIEIPVDWALDDWEQYAFYPGWTGSGIIEDPEKALQMWLLEARARHAEGGCFVLTNHPFLSGRPAKAHALERLIEQVKALEGMWVVPLREITAHAESVCGPAHVHERLSSVSV; this is translated from the coding sequence GTGACGTTTCCCGACGGTTCCTTCCCCTGGCCGCAGAACTTCCGCGCGGCCGCCTCGTTCACCTTCGACGTGGACGCCGAATCCTGCGTGCTGGCTCACGACCCCGGCGCGACGGGCCGCATGTCGCTCATGGGGCATCAGGCCTATGGGCCCCGCGTCGGTACTCCGCGGCTGCTGCGGCTGCTGGAGCGCCAGGACATCCGCGCTACCTTCTTCGTTCCGGGCTACACGGCCGAGTGCTACCCGGACACCGTCCGCGCCATCGCCGACGGTGGGCACGAAATCGCTCATCACGGTTACCTGCACGAGCCGATGCAGGGGGTCGACGAGAGCACGGAGGCCGACTACCTGGATCGTGGCCTCGAAGCGTTGGCGCGGGTGGGTGTACACCCCATCGGTTATCGGGCGCCCTGGTGGGAGATGAACTGGCATACGCCACGCCTGTTGGCCGAACGCGGATTCCGCTACGACACCAGTTTGCTCGACGACGACGTGCCCTATCGCCTCGCGACTTCGGGGCCGGACTCGGCCTCGCTCATCGAGATCCCGGTGGACTGGGCGCTGGACGACTGGGAGCAGTACGCCTTCTATCCCGGATGGACCGGCAGCGGCATCATCGAGGATCCGGAAAAGGCCCTGCAGATGTGGCTCCTCGAAGCTCGTGCCCGGCATGCCGAGGGCGGCTGCTTCGTACTGACCAATCATCCGTTCCTGTCCGGTCGGCCTGCCAAGGCCCATGCTCTGGAGCGATTGATCGAGCAGGTCAAGGCGCTGGAGGGCATGTGGGTGGTGCCACTCCGGGAGATCACCGCACATGCCGAGAGCGTGTGTGGCCCCGCGCATGTGCATGAGCGGCTCTCGAGCGTATCCGTGTGA
- a CDS encoding GAF and ANTAR domain-containing protein codes for MDDVDTLASSLAHVSRDLLAQSSAQATLNKIVEHTVELIDGCDDCGLLLMRAGGVESPAQTSDRVRKSDQAQAELGEGPCFDAAREGTTYRVDDMAAEDRWPRYAPRARELGIASMMGFQLFTSEDTLGALNLYSNRANAFTERSRQVGWIFASHAAMALSTARMGEQLETTVETRRDIGEAMGIVTEQYRTTHEDAFGLLQKSAQDYAITVREAARIVTRTGELPRRD; via the coding sequence ATGGACGATGTCGACACACTCGCCAGCTCGCTCGCCCACGTATCCCGGGACTTGTTGGCTCAATCGTCGGCACAGGCGACTCTGAACAAGATCGTGGAGCACACGGTCGAACTGATCGACGGGTGCGACGACTGCGGCCTTCTCCTGATGCGCGCCGGGGGCGTGGAGAGCCCGGCGCAGACCAGTGACCGCGTGCGAAAGTCCGACCAGGCACAAGCGGAGCTCGGTGAGGGACCTTGTTTCGATGCCGCACGCGAAGGCACCACCTATCGCGTCGACGACATGGCCGCGGAGGATCGTTGGCCACGGTATGCACCGCGGGCCCGCGAGCTCGGTATCGCCAGCATGATGGGCTTTCAGCTGTTCACCAGCGAGGACACTCTCGGTGCGTTGAACCTGTACAGCAACCGCGCGAACGCGTTCACCGAACGTTCCCGGCAGGTGGGCTGGATCTTCGCTTCACACGCTGCCATGGCGTTGTCCACTGCTCGCATGGGCGAGCAACTGGAGACGACCGTCGAAACACGGCGGGACATCGGCGAAGCAATGGGCATCGTGACGGAGCAGTACCGGACCACCCACGAGGACGCTTTCGGGCTGCTGCAGAAAAGCGCGCAGGACTACGCCATCACGGTGCGCGAGGCGGCGCGGATCGTCACCAGAACAGGTGAACTTCCCAGAAGGGACTGA
- the nrfD gene encoding NrfD/PsrC family molybdoenzyme membrane anchor subunit — translation MSESEVTKQGRRGARPDREALIGVAAGRKQGEQPPEGDTEFTSYYGRPVINGPVWESPDIPGYLFLGGLAGAASLLAPGADLTGRPALARVAKAGAFGGAALSLAALVHDLGKPGRFLNMLRVFKVTSPMSVGSWLLAGFTPLAGIATASAWTGRVPRCGAAATAGAAALGPAVAAYTAALVSDTAVPAWHDGYREMPFMFVGSGATAAGGLGLLAAPAAQAAPARNMAAFGVAVELVSAQWMERRLGMVAEPYSSGRSGRYMRAGKVLSVVGFAGALLGRGSRIANALSGATLLAASAATRWGVFHAGTASADDPKYTVVPQRARLRRGEPVRSEGADHV, via the coding sequence ATGAGCGAATCGGAGGTTACCAAGCAGGGGCGACGAGGAGCCCGGCCCGACCGGGAAGCGCTGATCGGCGTCGCCGCAGGGCGGAAGCAGGGTGAGCAACCTCCGGAAGGCGACACCGAGTTCACCTCGTACTACGGTCGCCCCGTCATCAACGGCCCGGTCTGGGAGTCCCCCGACATTCCCGGCTACCTGTTCCTCGGAGGCCTGGCAGGCGCCGCGTCCCTGCTGGCGCCCGGTGCGGATCTCACTGGTCGGCCCGCGTTGGCGCGGGTGGCCAAGGCCGGTGCGTTCGGAGGAGCCGCACTCTCGCTCGCCGCACTGGTGCACGACCTCGGCAAACCCGGTCGGTTTCTGAACATGCTGCGCGTGTTCAAGGTGACTTCGCCGATGAGTGTCGGCTCCTGGCTGCTCGCCGGATTCACCCCCTTGGCGGGGATCGCCACGGCATCGGCATGGACCGGTCGGGTACCCCGCTGCGGAGCAGCCGCCACCGCGGGCGCGGCCGCGCTCGGCCCCGCCGTTGCCGCCTACACCGCCGCACTGGTCAGCGATACCGCGGTACCGGCCTGGCACGATGGCTACCGGGAGATGCCGTTCATGTTCGTCGGCTCCGGTGCCACCGCCGCCGGTGGTCTCGGCCTGCTGGCCGCCCCGGCAGCACAGGCCGCGCCTGCCCGCAACATGGCAGCGTTCGGCGTGGCGGTCGAGTTGGTGTCCGCGCAGTGGATGGAGCGGCGTCTCGGCATGGTGGCCGAGCCGTATTCGTCCGGACGCTCGGGGCGGTACATGCGGGCAGGCAAGGTGCTGTCCGTGGTCGGCTTTGCCGGTGCGTTGCTGGGTCGGGGTAGCCGAATCGCCAATGCCCTGTCCGGTGCCACCTTGCTCGCCGCTTCCGCTGCCACCCGGTGGGGCGTTTTCCACGCGGGCACGGCTTCGGCCGACGATCCCAAGTACACCGTTGTTCCCCAGCGGGCACGGTTGCGCCGCGGCGAGCCGGTTCGTTCCGAGGGTGCCGACCACGTGTGA
- a CDS encoding hemerythrin domain-containing protein yields the protein MPSRQQVRELLDQGLDYRSIGERLGIPAGQAHLIATGVPADGGDTLPTGDRQRSGAQPAGQALANPPAENPTSKERVRRWIRSRVRADPQLREATARREEKSERFREPDEGGATVVLTREHNRIAAMIKELKTLPGHSTGGSAEQIAQRGELVGSITAMLNRHETIENEHFWPAVRRALPDGDRWADGAAQRQQQEQETLSALGEHAADSEEFDQLVGRLISQSHQHAAYQDHLFLELRRVMSAEELESLGEVLRQVTNQDSSR from the coding sequence ATGCCCAGCAGGCAGCAGGTGCGGGAACTTCTCGACCAGGGCCTGGATTATCGGAGCATCGGCGAGCGCCTGGGCATTCCGGCGGGGCAGGCACATCTGATCGCCACCGGCGTGCCCGCCGACGGCGGTGACACGTTGCCCACCGGTGACAGGCAGCGCAGCGGAGCCCAGCCGGCCGGTCAGGCTCTGGCCAATCCGCCGGCGGAGAACCCGACCTCCAAGGAGAGGGTGCGCCGGTGGATCCGCTCTCGAGTCCGGGCCGACCCGCAGTTGCGGGAGGCCACCGCCCGGCGCGAGGAAAAGTCGGAGCGGTTCCGGGAACCGGACGAGGGCGGCGCCACTGTGGTGCTCACCCGCGAGCACAACCGGATCGCGGCGATGATCAAGGAACTCAAGACACTGCCCGGCCACAGCACCGGTGGGTCGGCGGAGCAGATCGCCCAGCGCGGGGAGCTCGTCGGCTCGATCACCGCCATGCTGAACAGGCACGAAACGATCGAGAACGAACACTTCTGGCCCGCCGTGCGGCGGGCATTGCCCGATGGTGATCGCTGGGCCGATGGTGCTGCGCAGCGGCAACAGCAGGAGCAGGAAACGCTGAGCGCACTCGGCGAGCACGCCGCCGACAGCGAGGAGTTCGACCAACTGGTGGGGCGGTTGATTTCGCAGTCGCACCAGCATGCGGCCTACCAGGACCACCTGTTTCTCGAACTGCGCCGGGTGATGTCGGCCGAGGAGCTGGAGTCGCTGGGAGAGGTATTACGCCAGGTGACCAATCAGGACAGTAGCCGGTGA